In Streptomyces nojiriensis, one genomic interval encodes:
- the arc gene encoding proteasome ATPase, with amino-acid sequence MAAHDDDINRGIRPARGSEDPAGQVAYLEQEIAVLRRKLADSPRHTRILEERIVELQTNLAGVSAQNERLANTLREARDQIVALKEEVDRLAQPPAGFGVFLQANEDGTVDIFTGGRKLRVNVSPSVDPEDLRRGQEVMLNEALNVVEAMEFERAGDIVTLKEILEDGERALVVGHTDEERVVRLAEPLLDITIRPGDALLLEPRSGYVYEVVPKSEVEDLVLEEVPDIDYDKIGGLGDQIELIRDAVELPYLYPDLFKEHELRPPKGILLYGPPGCGKTLIAKAVANSLAKKVAEVTGQAAGKSYFLNIKGPELLNKYVGETERHIRLVFQRAREKASEGTPVIVFFDEMESLFRTRGSGVSSDVENTIVPQLLAEIDGVEGLENVIVIGASNREDMIDPAILRPGRLDVKIKIERPDAEAAKDIFAKYLKASLPLHTDDLSEHQGSSAGTVHSMIQTVVEQMYAETEENRFLEVTYANGDKEVLYFKDFNSGAMIQNIVDRAKKMAIKAFLEHNQKGLRVSHLLQACVDEFKENEDLPNTTNPDDWARISGKKGERIVFIRTLVTGKQGADTGRSIDTVANTGQYL; translated from the coding sequence GTGGCAGCCCACGACGACGACATCAACCGCGGCATCCGGCCCGCGCGAGGGTCCGAGGACCCCGCCGGCCAGGTTGCCTATCTCGAGCAGGAAATCGCCGTCCTGCGACGAAAGCTCGCCGACTCTCCGCGACACACGAGGATTCTCGAAGAGCGGATCGTCGAGCTCCAGACAAATCTGGCCGGCGTATCCGCACAGAACGAACGACTCGCGAATACCCTCCGTGAGGCCCGAGACCAGATCGTGGCCCTCAAGGAAGAAGTCGACCGGCTCGCACAGCCGCCGGCCGGTTTCGGTGTCTTCCTGCAAGCGAACGAGGACGGCACCGTCGACATCTTCACCGGAGGCCGAAAGCTCCGCGTGAACGTCAGCCCCAGCGTCGACCCGGAAGACCTCCGGCGCGGCCAGGAGGTCATGCTCAACGAGGCCCTCAACGTGGTCGAGGCCATGGAATTCGAGCGGGCCGGGGACATCGTCACCCTCAAGGAGATCCTCGAGGACGGCGAGCGCGCCCTGGTCGTCGGGCACACCGACGAGGAAAGGGTGGTGAGGCTCGCCGAGCCGCTCCTGGACATCACCATCCGCCCCGGCGACGCCCTCCTGCTCGAACCCCGCTCCGGCTACGTCTACGAGGTCGTCCCCAAGAGCGAGGTCGAAGACCTCGTCCTCGAAGAGGTCCCCGACATCGACTACGACAAGATCGGCGGCCTGGGCGACCAGATCGAGCTGATCCGCGACGCCGTCGAGCTCCCGTACCTCTACCCCGACCTCTTCAAGGAACACGAACTGCGGCCCCCGAAGGGCATCCTGCTCTACGGCCCGCCCGGCTGCGGCAAGACGCTCATCGCCAAGGCCGTCGCCAACTCCCTTGCCAAGAAGGTCGCCGAGGTGACCGGACAGGCAGCAGGAAAGTCCTACTTCCTGAACATCAAGGGACCCGAACTCCTCAACAAGTACGTCGGCGAGACCGAGCGGCACATCCGCCTCGTCTTCCAGCGCGCCCGCGAGAAGGCCAGCGAGGGCACCCCCGTCATCGTCTTCTTCGACGAGATGGAATCCCTCTTCCGCACCCGCGGATCCGGAGTCAGCTCGGACGTCGAGAACACCATCGTCCCCCAGCTGCTCGCCGAGATCGACGGCGTGGAAGGCCTGGAGAACGTCATCGTCATCGGCGCCTCCAACCGCGAGGACATGATCGACCCGGCCATCCTGCGCCCCGGCCGCCTCGACGTGAAGATCAAGATCGAGCGCCCGGACGCCGAGGCCGCGAAGGACATCTTCGCCAAGTACCTCAAGGCCTCGCTGCCCCTGCACACGGACGACCTGTCCGAACACCAGGGCTCCTCGGCCGGCACCGTCCACAGCATGATCCAGACCGTCGTCGAGCAGATGTACGCCGAAACCGAGGAAAACCGCTTCCTCGAGGTCACGTACGCCAACGGCGACAAGGAAGTCCTCTACTTCAAGGACTTCAACTCCGGCGCGATGATCCAGAACATCGTCGACCGGGCGAAGAAGATGGCGATCAAGGCCTTCCTCGAACACAACCAGAAGGGCCTGCGGGTCTCCCACCTGCTCCAGGCCTGCGTGGACGAGTTCAAGGAGAACGAGGACCTGCCCAACACCACCAACCCGGACGACTGGGCCCGCATCTCCGGAAAGAAGGGCGAGCGGATCGTATTCATCCGCACCCTCGTCACCGGAAAGCAAGGCGCGGACACCGGACGCTCCATCGACACGGTGGCAAACACCGGTCAGTACCTCTGA
- a CDS encoding ferredoxin, with the protein MTVQQEAPTGGGGEAGEPLEVWIDQDLCTGDGICVQYAPEVFELDIDGLAYVKSPEDELLQDAGATTPVPLTLLQDVVDSAKECPGDCIHVRRVSDRVEVFGPDAE; encoded by the coding sequence ATGACCGTGCAGCAGGAGGCTCCGACGGGCGGCGGCGGCGAGGCCGGCGAGCCGCTCGAGGTCTGGATCGATCAGGACCTGTGCACCGGGGACGGCATCTGCGTGCAGTACGCGCCTGAGGTGTTCGAGCTGGACATCGATGGTCTGGCGTACGTGAAGAGCCCGGAGGACGAGCTGCTGCAGGACGCGGGGGCGACCACTCCGGTTCCGCTGACGCTGCTCCAGGACGTGGTCGACTCGGCGAAGGAATGTCCGGGGGACTGCATTCACGTACGGCGCGTTTCGGACAGGGTGGAAGTCTTCGGCCCGGACGCGGAGTGA
- a CDS encoding tRNA (adenine-N1)-methyltransferase: MSEPTGAARRRGPFEVGDQVQLTDPKGRHYTFTLEAGKNFHTHKGSFPHDELIGAPEGSVVRTTGNVAYLALRPLLPDYVLSMPRGAAVVYPKDAGQILAFADIFPGARVVEAGVGSGSLSSFLLRAIGDQGMLHSYERRADFAEIATANVERYFGGPHPAWQLTVGDLQDNLSDTDVDRVILDMLAPWECLEAVSKALVPGGILCCYVATTTQLSKTVESIREIGCFAEPQPWESMIRNWHVEGLAVRPDHRMIGHTGFLVTARRLADGVEPPMRRRRPAKGAYGEDYDGPGSDRSA, from the coding sequence ATGTCCGAACCGACCGGTGCCGCCCGCCGACGCGGGCCCTTCGAGGTCGGGGACCAGGTACAGCTCACCGACCCCAAGGGCCGCCACTACACGTTCACGCTCGAAGCCGGGAAGAATTTCCACACCCACAAGGGTTCCTTCCCGCACGACGAGCTGATCGGTGCTCCCGAAGGCAGCGTTGTCCGCACCACGGGCAACGTCGCATACCTCGCGCTGCGCCCCCTGCTCCCCGACTATGTCCTGTCCATGCCCCGCGGCGCCGCCGTGGTCTACCCCAAGGACGCAGGCCAGATCCTGGCCTTCGCCGACATCTTCCCCGGCGCACGCGTCGTGGAAGCGGGAGTGGGCTCCGGCTCCCTGAGCAGCTTCCTGCTGCGCGCCATCGGCGACCAGGGCATGCTCCACAGCTACGAGCGCCGCGCGGACTTCGCCGAGATCGCCACCGCCAACGTCGAACGCTACTTCGGCGGACCCCACCCCGCGTGGCAGCTGACCGTCGGCGACCTCCAGGACAACCTGTCCGACACGGACGTCGACCGCGTCATCCTCGACATGCTCGCCCCCTGGGAATGCCTGGAAGCCGTCTCCAAGGCCCTGGTCCCCGGCGGCATCCTCTGCTGCTACGTGGCCACCACCACCCAGCTGTCCAAGACCGTCGAGTCCATCCGCGAGATCGGCTGCTTCGCCGAGCCGCAGCCGTGGGAATCGATGATCCGCAACTGGCACGTGGAAGGCCTCGCCGTCCGCCCCGACCACCGGATGATCGGCCACACCGGCTTCCTCGTCACCGCCCGCCGCCTCGCGGACGGCGTCGAGCCCCCCATGCGCCGCCGCCGCCCCGCCAAGGGCGCCTACGGCGAGGACTACGACGGCCCCGGCAGCGACCGCTCCGCATAA
- a CDS encoding site-2 protease family protein, which produces MIGASQPATAPPRTRTEHTGNTSTERRTTVADTDETGERAGGRSGPGGGLLMGRPFGVPVYVSPSWFLVAALITWVFGDQLDRVLPDLGPVRYLVSLFFAVAFYASVLVHELAHTVAALRFKLPVRRIQLQFFGGVSEIEKESETPGREFVLAFVGPLLSLVLTGAFYLGMKAVDPATVPGVLLAGLMISNLLVAAFNLLPGLPLDGGRMLRAVIWGITGKPMTGTVAAAWVGRGLALAVLLGLPLLTHTGVLGNRTEEIGGMNTVMDALLAAILAGIIWTGAGNSLRMARLREHLPELRARTLTRRAIPVENATPLSEALRRANEAGARALVVVDGQGDPTAIVRETAIASVPEHRRPWVAVSTLAQDLTDGMKVSADLTGEELLDHLRATPATEYLVLEPGGAIYGVLSTLDVEKAFVKAMARPQS; this is translated from the coding sequence ATGATCGGAGCATCACAACCCGCTACAGCACCACCCCGTACGCGAACAGAACACACTGGAAACACCAGCACCGAACGAAGGACAACCGTGGCAGACACCGACGAAACCGGCGAGCGCGCAGGCGGCCGCTCCGGACCGGGCGGCGGACTCCTCATGGGCCGCCCCTTCGGCGTGCCCGTCTACGTCTCGCCCAGCTGGTTCCTCGTCGCCGCCCTCATCACCTGGGTCTTCGGCGACCAGCTCGACCGCGTCCTGCCCGACCTCGGACCCGTCCGCTACCTCGTCTCCCTCTTCTTCGCCGTCGCCTTCTACGCCTCCGTCCTGGTCCACGAACTCGCGCACACCGTCGCGGCCCTGCGCTTCAAACTCCCCGTGCGCCGCATCCAGCTCCAGTTCTTCGGCGGAGTCTCCGAGATCGAAAAGGAATCCGAGACACCCGGCCGCGAATTCGTCCTCGCCTTCGTCGGCCCCCTGCTCTCCCTCGTCCTCACCGGAGCCTTCTACCTCGGCATGAAAGCCGTCGACCCGGCCACCGTCCCCGGCGTCCTCCTCGCCGGCCTGATGATCTCCAACCTGCTGGTCGCCGCCTTCAACCTGCTCCCCGGCCTCCCCCTCGACGGCGGCCGCATGCTCCGCGCCGTCATCTGGGGCATCACCGGCAAACCCATGACCGGCACCGTCGCCGCCGCCTGGGTCGGCCGCGGCCTCGCCCTCGCCGTCCTCCTCGGCCTCCCCCTCCTCACCCACACCGGAGTCCTCGGCAACCGCACCGAGGAAATCGGCGGCATGAACACCGTCATGGACGCCCTCCTCGCCGCCATCCTCGCCGGCATCATCTGGACCGGCGCCGGCAACAGCCTGCGCATGGCCCGCCTGCGCGAACACCTCCCCGAACTGCGCGCCCGCACCCTCACCCGACGCGCCATCCCCGTCGAGAACGCCACCCCCCTCTCCGAGGCCCTCCGCCGCGCCAACGAAGCCGGCGCCCGCGCCCTCGTCGTCGTCGACGGACAAGGCGACCCCACCGCCATCGTCCGCGAAACCGCCATCGCCTCCGTCCCCGAACACCGCCGCCCCTGGGTCGCCGTCAGCACCCTCGCCCAGGACCTCACCGACGGCATGAAGGTTTCAGCGGACCTCACCGGCGAAGAACTCCTCGACCACCTCCGCGCCACCCCCGCCACCGAATACCTCGTCCTCGAACCCGGCGGCGCCATCTACGGCGTCCTGTCCACCCTCGACGTCGAAAAGGCCTTCGTGAAGGCCATGGCACGGCCCCAGTCCTGA
- a CDS encoding RecB family exonuclease codes for MTTSPGAVPGAADADARSAVAPSSLSPSRASDFMQCPLLYRFRVIDRLPEKPSAAATRGTLVHAVLERLFDHPAQERTAPRAKALVPGQWDRLLESKPELTELFPEGDEGAGLARWLTEAEALVERWFTLEDPTRLEPVEREFFVETELESGLRLRGIIDRVDVAPTGEVRIVDYKTGKAPRPEYAEGALFQMKFYALVVWRLKQVVPRRLQLVYLGSGDVLTYDPVVADLERVERKLLALWEAIREATESGEWRPRPTKLCGWCDHQAVCPEFGGTPPPYPLVISPRPGAELPAES; via the coding sequence ATGACGACGAGCCCCGGTGCTGTGCCTGGCGCAGCCGATGCCGATGCGCGGAGCGCTGTGGCGCCCTCTTCGCTCTCCCCTTCGCGGGCGAGCGATTTCATGCAGTGCCCGTTGCTGTACCGGTTCCGGGTGATCGACAGGCTGCCGGAGAAGCCCAGTGCGGCTGCTACCCGCGGGACGCTGGTGCATGCGGTGCTGGAGCGGCTTTTCGATCATCCGGCGCAGGAGCGGACGGCGCCGCGGGCGAAGGCGTTGGTTCCGGGGCAGTGGGACCGGTTGCTGGAGTCGAAGCCGGAGCTGACGGAGCTGTTCCCGGAGGGTGACGAGGGGGCGGGGCTGGCGCGGTGGCTGACGGAGGCCGAGGCGCTGGTCGAGCGGTGGTTCACGTTGGAGGACCCGACGCGGCTGGAGCCGGTGGAGCGGGAGTTCTTCGTGGAGACGGAGCTGGAGTCGGGGCTGCGTCTGCGGGGGATCATCGACCGGGTGGACGTGGCGCCGACGGGCGAGGTGCGGATCGTCGACTACAAGACGGGGAAGGCGCCGCGGCCGGAGTACGCGGAGGGTGCGCTGTTCCAGATGAAGTTCTACGCGCTGGTGGTGTGGCGGCTGAAGCAGGTGGTGCCGCGGCGGCTGCAGCTGGTGTATCTGGGCAGTGGGGACGTGCTGACGTACGACCCGGTGGTGGCGGATCTGGAGCGGGTGGAGCGCAAGCTGCTCGCGTTGTGGGAGGCGATCCGGGAGGCGACGGAGTCGGGTGAGTGGCGGCCGCGGCCGACGAAGCTGTGCGGCTGGTGTGATCATCAGGCGGTGTGTCCGGAGTTCGGCGGTACTCCCCCGCCCTATCCGCTGGTGATCTCGCCGCGGCCGGGGGCGGAGCTCCCGGCGGAGTCGTGA
- a CDS encoding response regulator, giving the protein MAIRVLLVDDQPLLRTGFRMILEAEEDLAVVGEAGDGLQALDQVRALQPDVVLMDIRMPRMDGVEATRQITGPERDGPAKVLVLTTFDLDEYVVEALRAGASGFLLKDAPANELVQAIRVVAAGEAMLAPSITRRLLDKYAGHLPSGEESLPNTLGTLTEREVEVLKLVSRGLSNAEIAADLFVSETTVKTHVGHVLTKLGLRDRVQAAVYAYESGLVRPGAQ; this is encoded by the coding sequence GTGGCGATCCGCGTCCTTCTGGTCGACGACCAGCCGCTGCTGCGCACCGGCTTCCGGATGATCCTGGAGGCGGAGGAGGACCTGGCGGTGGTCGGTGAGGCCGGGGACGGGCTGCAGGCGCTGGACCAGGTGCGGGCGCTGCAGCCCGATGTGGTGCTGATGGACATCCGGATGCCGCGGATGGACGGGGTGGAGGCGACCCGGCAGATCACGGGTCCGGAGCGCGACGGGCCGGCGAAGGTGCTGGTGCTGACCACGTTCGATCTGGACGAGTACGTGGTGGAGGCGCTGCGGGCGGGGGCGAGCGGGTTCCTGTTGAAGGACGCGCCGGCGAACGAGCTGGTGCAGGCGATCCGGGTGGTCGCGGCGGGTGAGGCGATGCTCGCGCCGAGTATCACGCGGCGGCTGCTGGACAAGTACGCGGGGCATCTTCCGTCGGGTGAGGAGAGCCTGCCGAACACCCTGGGGACGCTGACCGAGCGTGAGGTCGAGGTGCTGAAGCTGGTGTCGCGGGGGCTGTCGAACGCGGAGATCGCGGCGGATCTGTTCGTGAGCGAGACGACGGTCAAGACGCATGTGGGGCACGTGCTGACGAAGCTGGGGCTGCGGGACCGGGTCCAGGCGGCGGTGTACGCGTACGAGAGCGGTCTGGTGCGCCCCGGGGCCCAGTAG